A stretch of Carnobacterium iners DNA encodes these proteins:
- a CDS encoding serine hydrolase, whose product MKKTMKFGLLMTITLLIGTFLPVDSLTASVSAAEVTPKIEAEAAFILEPSTGKILMNQNGDKKLGIASMTKMISEYLIFEAVEKGTIKWDQVVPISDYAQQLSQNNSLSNVPMRQDETYTFRELYQAMAIYSANAATIAMAETIAGSESEFVDMMREKVESWGIKDYELYNSTGLSNSDLMGNIYPGSDEKSENAMSARSIAIVGQNLLNSYPEVLETTSIPKMTFKEGTSDAIDMDNWNWMLKGLVSERANVDGLKTGTTDFAGATFTGTAEENGMRIITVIMNATDGQEDLQKRFKETDKMMDWAFSNWEKVQVYKKNDNLDSVKPLEVEKGKTDSLKVAVASDVSLLTRVNTDLKDKDVLFTAKKNLMNDAGKVEAPIKKDAKIGTAEILLKNDDLGYIDGGKGAKVDVIAAQKVEKANVFVLAGRWIKVFVSDLF is encoded by the coding sequence TTACTGATAGGAACTTTTCTTCCAGTTGATAGCTTAACAGCAAGTGTATCTGCGGCTGAAGTAACACCTAAAATAGAAGCCGAAGCAGCTTTTATTCTTGAGCCAAGTACGGGTAAAATTTTGATGAACCAAAATGGAGATAAAAAATTAGGAATTGCTTCAATGACTAAAATGATTTCAGAGTATCTTATTTTTGAAGCAGTTGAGAAAGGGACTATCAAATGGGATCAAGTTGTACCCATTAGCGATTATGCTCAACAATTAAGTCAAAATAATTCACTATCAAATGTTCCGATGAGACAAGATGAAACATATACGTTTAGAGAGTTGTATCAAGCAATGGCTATTTATTCTGCTAATGCTGCTACTATAGCGATGGCAGAAACAATCGCTGGAAGCGAATCTGAGTTTGTTGATATGATGCGAGAAAAGGTGGAATCTTGGGGAATTAAAGATTACGAACTTTATAATAGTACAGGCTTATCTAACTCAGATTTAATGGGGAATATATATCCAGGTAGCGATGAAAAGAGTGAAAATGCTATGTCAGCTCGCTCTATCGCAATTGTGGGACAAAACTTATTAAATTCTTATCCGGAAGTATTAGAAACAACGTCTATCCCTAAAATGACTTTTAAAGAAGGAACATCGGACGCTATTGATATGGATAACTGGAATTGGATGTTAAAAGGCCTAGTATCTGAGCGTGCAAACGTTGATGGACTAAAGACCGGTACGACTGATTTTGCTGGAGCAACATTCACAGGAACAGCAGAAGAAAACGGGATGCGTATTATTACGGTAATTATGAATGCAACAGATGGACAAGAAGATTTGCAAAAACGTTTTAAAGAAACGGATAAAATGATGGATTGGGCTTTTTCAAATTGGGAAAAAGTTCAAGTTTATAAGAAAAATGATAACTTAGATAGTGTTAAACCGCTAGAAGTAGAAAAAGGTAAAACAGATAGCTTGAAAGTAGCTGTAGCGTCAGACGTTTCATTATTAACTCGTGTTAATACAGATTTAAAAGATAAAGATGTTCTATTTACAGCTAAGAAAAATTTGATGAATGATGCTGGTAAAGTAGAAGCGCCTATTAAAAAAGACGCTAAAATAGGAACCGCAGAAATTTTATTGAAAAATGATGATTTAGGATATATAGATGGGGGAAAAGGTGCTAAAGTAGACGTCATTGCTGCTCAAAAGGTCGAAAAAGCTAATGTCTTTGTATTAGCTGGACGCTGGATCAAAGTATTTGTTTCTGACCTATTCTAA
- the serS gene encoding serine--tRNA ligase: MLDIKKLRNDYEDTANKLVNRGVKREVLDTFMALDEKRRTLLVETENLKKYRNEVSGAIASLKRNKEDADNKIKEMRELGDEIKLKDEQLQTIDYQMEDIASGLPNLPHKSVPIGNDEADNLEVRKWGIPKAFDFEVKSHWEIAESLDIVDFERGAKVAGSRFVFYKGLGARLERAIYNFMLDLHTVEHGYTEMITPILVNGESMYGTGQFPKFKEDVFQIQDRDLTLIPTAEVPLTNYYRNEILKEEQLPAYFTALSPSFRSEAGSAGRDTRGLIRLHQFNKVEMVKFSKPESSYDELEKMTNNAEVVLQKLDLPYRVLALCTGDMGFSAAKTYDLEVWIPAQDVYREISSCSNTEAFQARRAKIRYRDEATEKLSYVHTLNGSGLAVGRTFAAILENYQEADGTVKIPEALVPYMGGVTEIKK; this comes from the coding sequence ATGTTAGATATAAAAAAATTACGCAATGATTATGAGGACACAGCTAATAAATTAGTAAATCGTGGTGTCAAACGAGAAGTTCTAGATACATTTATGGCATTAGATGAAAAAAGAAGAACACTTTTGGTTGAGACTGAGAACTTAAAAAAATATCGTAACGAAGTTTCAGGAGCAATTGCTTCTTTAAAGCGTAACAAAGAGGATGCAGATAATAAAATTAAAGAAATGCGTGAACTTGGAGATGAAATTAAACTAAAGGACGAACAACTTCAAACAATCGATTATCAAATGGAAGATATCGCATCAGGATTACCTAATTTACCACATAAATCTGTTCCAATTGGCAATGATGAAGCAGATAATTTAGAGGTAAGAAAATGGGGGATACCAAAAGCATTTGATTTTGAAGTGAAATCCCACTGGGAAATTGCAGAATCATTAGATATCGTTGATTTTGAAAGAGGTGCAAAAGTTGCGGGTAGTCGTTTTGTTTTTTATAAAGGACTCGGTGCTAGATTAGAACGTGCAATCTATAACTTTATGTTAGATTTGCATACCGTAGAACACGGTTATACAGAGATGATCACACCTATTTTAGTCAACGGTGAGTCTATGTATGGAACGGGTCAGTTTCCTAAATTTAAAGAAGATGTTTTTCAGATTCAAGATAGAGATTTGACTTTGATACCGACAGCAGAAGTGCCATTAACAAATTACTACCGAAATGAGATTTTAAAAGAAGAACAATTACCTGCTTACTTTACGGCACTAAGTCCCTCATTTAGATCTGAAGCAGGGAGTGCTGGAAGAGATACACGTGGTTTAATTCGATTACACCAATTTAATAAAGTTGAAATGGTCAAGTTTAGTAAGCCGGAAAGCTCATACGATGAACTAGAGAAAATGACTAACAACGCTGAGGTAGTATTGCAGAAATTAGATTTACCTTATCGTGTTTTAGCATTGTGTACAGGGGACATGGGTTTTTCTGCAGCCAAAACGTATGATTTAGAAGTATGGATTCCTGCTCAAGACGTTTATCGTGAAATTAGCTCTTGTTCAAATACAGAAGCTTTCCAGGCTAGACGTGCAAAAATCCGTTACCGCGATGAGGCTACAGAAAAATTATCTTACGTGCATACATTAAATGGTTCAGGATTAGCTGTGGGTAGAACATTCGCTGCTATTTTAGAAAACTACCAAGAAGCAGATGGAACTGTTAAAATACCAGAAGCTTTAGTCCCTTACATGGGTGGAGTAACAGAAATTAAAAAATAA
- a CDS encoding NADP-dependent oxidoreductase has translation MKAIVIENYGGKEQLKETQIENPKANEKQVVVEVKATSINPIDWKLREGYLQQMMDWPFPIILGWDVAGIISEVGKEVTEWKVGDKVFARPDTTRFGTYAEFTVVDQHLLAEIPANISFEEAAAVPLAGLTAWQALFDHGKLKKGETVLIHAGAGGVGTYAIQLAKNIGAKVITTASEKNHDLLVELGADQVIDYKTEKFVDILDGVDLVLDTMGGEIQNESFKVLKPATGRMISIVGLADEEVRKQYDVEFESIWLDPNGQELAEIANLMSAGKVKSIIGAQFPLTQKGIYDAHELSETHHALGKIVIVAD, from the coding sequence ATGAAAGCAATAGTAATTGAAAATTATGGTGGTAAAGAACAATTAAAAGAGACACAAATAGAAAATCCTAAAGCAAATGAAAAACAAGTAGTAGTAGAAGTTAAAGCAACCTCTATCAATCCGATTGATTGGAAATTACGTGAAGGTTACCTACAACAAATGATGGACTGGCCATTCCCTATTATTCTTGGATGGGATGTTGCAGGTATTATTAGTGAGGTTGGAAAAGAAGTAACAGAGTGGAAAGTAGGAGACAAAGTCTTTGCTCGTCCAGATACAACTCGCTTTGGCACGTATGCTGAGTTTACAGTAGTTGATCAACATCTGCTTGCTGAAATCCCAGCTAATATTAGTTTTGAAGAAGCAGCAGCTGTTCCATTAGCTGGTTTAACTGCTTGGCAAGCCCTATTTGATCACGGTAAGTTAAAAAAAGGCGAAACAGTTTTAATTCATGCTGGTGCAGGCGGAGTAGGAACGTATGCTATTCAGTTGGCGAAAAATATTGGTGCTAAAGTAATCACAACAGCTAGTGAGAAAAATCACGACCTATTAGTTGAATTAGGTGCAGACCAAGTCATTGATTATAAAACAGAAAAATTTGTAGATATTCTAGATGGAGTAGACTTAGTTTTGGATACTATGGGTGGAGAAATACAAAATGAAAGCTTTAAAGTTCTGAAACCAGCAACGGGCCGAATGATTTCTATTGTAGGACTTGCGGATGAAGAAGTTAGAAAACAATATGACGTAGAATTTGAAAGCATATGGTTAGATCCTAACGGTCAAGAGTTAGCAGAAATTGCAAATTTGATGTCAGCAGGAAAAGTTAAATCAATTATTGGTGCTCAATTTCCACTTACTCAAAAAGGAATTTATGATGCGCATGAATTAAGTGAAACACACCATGCCCTCGGAAAAATTGTTATTGTTGCTGATTGA
- the msrA gene encoding peptide-methionine (S)-S-oxide reductase MsrA — protein sequence MNEEKFQKAIFAGGCFWCMVKPFDTQPGIKAVVSGYTGGHTVNPTYEEVCSDKTGHTEAVQITFDPELMSYEDLVEIYWRQTDPTDASGQFADKGSSYRPVIFYDNEEQRQVAESSKLALQNSGRFKKMIVTSIEPAESFYPAETYHQDFYKKNPAHYSGYSKGSGRIRFIEKKWKDK from the coding sequence ATGAATGAAGAAAAATTTCAAAAGGCAATATTCGCCGGAGGATGTTTTTGGTGCATGGTTAAACCATTTGATACACAGCCAGGTATAAAAGCTGTTGTTTCGGGGTATACTGGTGGACATACTGTTAATCCTACCTATGAAGAAGTTTGTAGCGATAAAACTGGACACACCGAGGCAGTTCAAATCACATTTGATCCAGAATTAATGAGTTATGAAGACTTAGTGGAAATTTATTGGCGACAAACAGATCCAACCGATGCGAGCGGTCAGTTTGCAGATAAAGGTTCATCTTATCGTCCTGTAATTTTTTATGATAATGAAGAACAAAGACAAGTAGCAGAATCTTCTAAATTAGCTTTACAAAATAGCGGAAGATTTAAGAAAATGATTGTGACAAGTATTGAACCAGCAGAATCTTTTTATCCTGCTGAAACTTATCATCAAGATTTTTATAAAAAAAATCCTGCGCACTATTCCGGATATAGTAAGGGATCAGGAAGAATTCGCTTTATTGAAAAGAAATGGAAAGATAAATAA